The Juglans microcarpa x Juglans regia isolate MS1-56 chromosome 2S, Jm3101_v1.0, whole genome shotgun sequence genome has a window encoding:
- the LOC121252466 gene encoding pentatricopeptide repeat-containing protein At1g32415, mitochondrial-like isoform X1, with protein sequence MCAVSSRSFQLYSLSKSSTRLQCRFIYVRRFKTQITFSKTDYPKLTNNDSQLLHFLAEHSLPDARNMLEELPVGERHGRIRLWTSFLSKFSKSGFVDEARALFDIMPERNVVTYNAMLSGYVQSGRLSEAWSFFGEMPERNVVSWTIMLCGLADAGRIDDARWLFEVMPERNIVSWNSMLAGLIRNKDLEEASLVFQLMPDKNIVSWNAMIAGYVENGRIEEAKALFDEMEEKNVVTWTSMMAGYCRVGNVDEGYSLFQRMPERNIVSWTAMISAFTRNSLYIEALLLFLEMSGDFEVKPNGETFISLAYACAGVGFARLGMQLHAQLIIKSWDHDDYDGRLHRSLIHMYSTFGMMDFAHSIFMKNPDKRSYNSMINGYIRTAQLEKAQHLFDMVPIRDKISWTSMIKGYFDVGQVSKACHLFHNMPQRDAVAWTAMISGLVQNELFAEATCLFSELRVHCVLPLNSTYSILLGAAGTLSYLDQGKQFHCMLIKTLYEFDLILENSLMSMYAKCGEIGDAHIIFSNMTSRDLISWNSMIMGLSHHGLANEALKIFEDMLRSGAHPNSVTFLGVLSACSHAGLVSRGWELFNAMSDVYAIQKGLEHYICMINLLGRAGKLKEAEELVLRLPLEPDRAVWGSLLGVCSFHETTTEIARRAAQRLFELDPLNAAAHVVLCNIYRAKGWHVEGTMIRKKMQLEGVKKVPGCSWILLKGKAHVFLSGDKIPPQVDMMLSVLHGTASES encoded by the coding sequence aTGTGTGCCGTTTCTTCCAGAAGCTTTCAGCTTTATTCTCTCTCAAAATCCTCAACTAGACTTCAGTGCCGTTTCATTTATGTTCGTCGCTTCAAAACCCAGATCACATTTTCCAAGACTGATTACCCGAAACTCACTAACAATGACTCACAACTGCTCCATTTCCTTGCCGAACATAGTCTTCCGGATGCACGTAATATGCTTGAAGAATTGCCTGTTGGAGAACGGCATGGCCGAATCCGTCTTTGGACTTCGTTTCTGTCGAAGTTCTCGAAGAGTGGCTTTGTTGATGAAGCCCGGGCTCTCTTCGATATCATGCCTGAGAGGAATGTTGTTACTTATAATGCGATGTTGTCTGGGTATGTGCAGAGTGGGAGGTTGAGTGAGGCTTGGTCGTTCTTTGGCGAGATGCCGGAAAGGAATGTTGTGTCGTGGACTATAATGCTTTGTGGGTTGGCGGATGCAGGGAGGATAGACGATGCACGGTGGTTATTTGAGGTGATGCCAGAAAGGAATATTGTGTCTTGGAATTCCATGTTGGCAGGGTTGATTAGGAACAAGGATTTGGAGGAAGCAAGTCTGGTTTTTCAACTAATGCCAGATAAGAACATAGTTTCTTGGAATGCCATGATTGCAGGGTATGTTGAGAATGGTAGAATAGAAGAAGCAAAAGCATTGTTTGATGAAATGGAAGAGAAGAATGTGGTCACTTGGACCAGCATGATGGCTGGTTACTGTAGGGTGGGTAATGTGGATGAGGGGTATAGTCTGTTTCAAAGAATGCCTGAGAGGAACATTGTCTCTTGGACAGCCATGATCAGTGCATTCACTCGGAATAGCTTATATATAGAGGCTTTGTTGCTTTTTCTTGAAATGAGTGGGGATTTTGAAGTAAAACCAAATGGAGAGACTTTCATTTCACTTGCCTATGCTTGTGCAGGTGTAGGTTTTGCTCGTCTTGGCATGCAATTGCATGCTCAACTGATTATTAAAAGTTGGGACCATGATGATTATGATGGCAGGCTCCATAGGAGCCTCATTCACATGTACTCTACTTTTGGTATGATGGACTTTGCACActctatttttatgaaaaacccaGATAAACGTTCTTACAATTCTATGATCAATGGCTATATTCGTACAGCGCAGCTCGAAAAGGCTCAACATTTGTTTGACATGGTACCCATCCGAGATAAGATCTCATGGACTTCTATGATTAAGGGCTATTTTGATGTTGGCCAAGTATCGAAGGCTTGTCATCTGTTTCATAATATGCCTCAAAGAGATGCAGTTGCGTGGACTGCAATGATTTCTGGACTTGTTCAAAATGAGCTTTTTGCAGAAGCTACCTGCTTATTCTCAGAATTGCGAGTCCATTGTGTTTTACCTCTGAATTCTACATATTCTATTCTTCTTGGAGCAGCAGGTACACTGTCATATCTTGATCAGGGAAAGCAGTTCCATTGCATGCTGATAAAAACATTATATGAATTCGACTTGATTCTTGAGAATTCTTTGATGTCAATGTATGCAAAATGTGGGGAGATAGGCGATGCGCACATCATATTCTCAAATATGACTTCTCGGGATTTAATTTCTTGGAATTCCATGATCATGGGGCTTTCACATCATGGGCTGGCAAATGAAGCCCTCAAGATCTTTGAAGACATGCTTAGATCTGGGGCCCACCCAAATTCTGTTACCTTCTTGGGTGTCCTATCAGCATGTAGCCATGCAGGGCTGGTCAGTCGAGGGTGGGAGTTATTTAATGCCATGAGTGATGTTTATGCAATTCAAAAAGGTTTAGAGCATTATATTTGCATGATTAATCTTTTGGGCCGAGCTGGGAAACTAAAAGAAGCAGAGGAGCTAGTCCTTAGACTACCTCTTGAACCAGATCGTGCCGTTTGGGGTTCATTGCTTGGAGTATGTAGTTTTCATGAGACAACTACCGAGATTGCTAGACGTGCAGCCCAGCGACTCTTTGAATTGGATCCTTTAAATGCGGCTGCCCATGTGGTGCTCTGTAACATATACAGAGCAAAGGGGTGGCATGTTGAGGGGACAATGATAAGAAAGAAGATGCAACTGGAGGGTGTCAAAAAGGTTCCTGGCTGCAGTTGGATTCTGCTGAAAGGGAAGGCTCATGTTTTCCTGTCTGGAGATAAAATACCCCCACAAGTGGATATGATGCTATCTGTTTTACATGGGACAGCAAGTGAATCATAA
- the LOC121253154 gene encoding photosynthetic NDH subunit of lumenal location 4, chloroplastic, whose product MAVSALNVKSPNLHSLQSFNRKSFFTTKPTSSSPNSSSSLCSGASRACFSNAVNAKLSNSAIKNRVFDVGVGILAASVLAFSPLDADATRIEYYATVGEPLCELNFVRSGLGYCDVSVGPGAEAPYAELIDIHYTARFEDGTVFDSSYKRARPLTMRIGVGKVIKGLDQGIFGGEGVPPMHVGGKRKLHIPPELAYGPEPAGCFSGDCNVPGNATLLYDINFVRIYSGNRK is encoded by the exons ATGGCCGTCTCTGCGCTAAACGTTAAGAGCCCAAATCTTCATAGCCTTCAAAGTTTCAATCGCAAGTCCTTCTTCACCACCAAACCCACTTCTTCGTCTCCAAATTCTTCGTCTTCTCTTTGTTCCGGTGCTTCTCGTGCTTGCTTTTCAAATGCAGTCAATGCAAAGCTATCAAATTCTGCAATCAAGAACCGTGTTTTTGACGTGGGTGTTGGAATTTTAGCAGCCTCGGTTCTGGCTTTCTCACCGTTAGATGCAGATGCTACTAGAATTGAGTACTACGCCACTGTGGGAGAGCCTTTGTGTGAACTCAATTTCGTTCGGTCTGGGCTTGGCTACTGTGACGTCTCGGTCGGCCCCGGTGCCGAAGCTCCTTACGCTGAGCTTATCGAT ATTCACTACACTGCAAGATTCGAAGATGGGACAGTCTTTGACAGTAGCTATAAACGTGCTAGACCTCTCACTATGCGTATCGGCGTTGGCAAG GTCATCAAGGGATTGGACCAGGGGATTTTTGGAGGTGAAGGAGTACCTCCAATGCACGTAG GTGGAAAACGCAAGCTTCACATTCCTCCTGAATTAGCATATGGGCCAGAACCTGCGGGATGCTTTTCAG GTGACTGCAATGTACCTGGCAATGCAACTCTTCtatatgatattaattttgttcGTATCTACAGCGGGAACAGAAAGTGA
- the LOC121251475 gene encoding heavy metal-associated isoprenylated plant protein 23-like, protein MGVGGTLEYLFDLMASSHKHKKKQLQTVELKVRMDCDGCELKVKKALSSLRGVRSVGISRKQQKVTVTGYVEASRVLKRAKSTGKKTEIWPYIPYNLVAQPYTTQAYDKKAPPGYVRNVENTATTGTMTIYADPYITMFSDDNPNACSIM, encoded by the exons ATGGGAGTTGGAGGCACTTTAGAATATTTGTTTGATTTGATGGCCAGTAGCCATAAACACAAGAAGAAACAACTGCAGACCGTGGAGCTGAAGGTCAGGATGGACTGTGATGGCTGTGAGCTTAAGGTCAAGAAGGCACTATCTTCGTTAAGAG GAGTTAGATCAGTAGGCATAAGCAGGAAACAGCAGAAGGTGACTGTGACTGGATATGTTGAAGCAAGCAGGGTGCTGAAGAGGGCCAAGTCAACAGGGAAAAAGACAGAGATCTGGCCTTACATTCCTTACAACTTAGTGGCTCAGCCTTACACTACTCAGGCCTATGACAAGAAGGCACCTCCTGGTTATGTTAGGAATGTAGAGAACACTGCCACCACTGGCACTATGACAATATATGCGGACCCCTATATCACAATGTTCAGTGATGACAACCCCAATGCATGCTCTATTATGTAG
- the LOC121253123 gene encoding aspartic proteinase-like protein 1 — protein MGARRLMFFMLTAWLMVQNGSAAVPLSSRLVHWFSDEVRAFRISRNGSAASSSWPERKGSVEYYQMLLSSDFRRHNMKLGAQKQLLFPSRGSNTMSFGNDFGWLHYMWIDIGTPNISFLVALDAGSDLLWVPCDCVQCAPLSAGYYSSLDIDLNEYNPSSSSTSKHLSCSHRLCESGPNCKSPEQPCPYTIDYYTENTSSSGLLVEDVLHLVSGGANVSKTFVQAPVIIGCGMKQSGGYLDGVAPDGLMGLGFGEIAVPSILAKAGLVQNSFSICFNEDDSGRIFFGDLGPAIQQSTSFLPLDGIYKTYTIRVEASCIGNTCLEQTSFRALIDSGSSFTFLPDEVYEKVAKEFDRHVNATRSSYEGFPWKYCYKASSQELPKVPSVTLVFPSNNSFVVHNPVFIIYGNQGIVGFCLAIQPAGGDIGTIGQNFMTGYRIVFDRENLKLAWSRSNCKDLSDGKRMPLNSPNGTPSNPLPTNAQQSTPGGRAVPPAVAGRAPSKPSAASSRLDFCRSCLLISLPVLLLFLNVISDFKADTGII, from the exons ATGGGGGCTCGGCGTTTGATGTTTTTCATGCTGACGGCGTGGCTGATGGTTCAGAATGGCAGTGCGGCGGTGCCGTTGTCGTCGAGGCTTGTTCACTGGTTCTCGGACGAAGTGAGGGCGTTTAGGATTTCGAGAAACGGTAGTGCTGCTAGCTCGTCGTGGCCGGAGCGGAAGGGGAGCGTTGAGTACTATCAGATGCTGCTGAGCAGTGACTTCCGGAGGCATAACATGAAGCTCGGAGCTCAAAAACAGTTGCTCTTTCCTTCCCGAGGGAGCAATACGATGTCGTTCGGCAATGACTTCGGATG GTTACATTACATGTGGATTGATATAGGGACACCGAATATTTCGTTTCTTGTTGCATTGGATGCTGGGAGTGATCTACTTTGGGTTCCATGCGATTGCGTACAATGTGCTCCCCTATCTGCTGGTTACTACAGTAGTTTG GATATAGATCTGAATGAGTACAATCCATCTAGTTCAAGCACCAGCAAGCATCTATCTTGCAGCCATCGGTTATGTGAATCAGGTCCAAACTGCAAAAGTCCCGAGCAGCCATGCCCTTACACTATAGATTACTACACAGAAAACACATCAAGTTCTGGGTTGCTAGTTGAGGACGTGTTGCATCTTGTATCTGGAGGTGCAAATGTGTCAAAAACTTTCGTTCAGGCTCCAGTCATTATAGG ATGTGGTATGAAACAAAGTGGTGGTTACTTGGATGGTGTGGCTCCGGATGGTCTCATGGGTCTCGGATTTGGAGAGATTGCAGTTCCAAGTATTCTTGCTAAAGCAGGATTGGTCCAGAACTCTTTCTCAATATGCTTCAATGAGGATGATTCTGGGAGAATTTTTTTTGGGGACTTAGGACCAGCCATCCAACAGTCTACTTCGTTCTTGCCGTTAGATGGAATATA TAAAACCTACACTATTCGGGTGGAGGCTTCTTGTATTGGAAACACATGTCTTGAGCAGACAAGCTTCAGGGCACTGATTGATAGTGGGTCATCATTTACGTTTCTTCCAGATGAGGTGTATGAAAAAGTTGCAAAGGAG TTTGACAGACATGTCAATGCTACAAGGTCTAGCTATGAAGGATTTCCTTGGAAGTATTGCTATAAGGCCAG tTCACAGGAGTTGCCCAAGGTTCCCTCCGTGACACTTGTTTTCCCATCAAACAACAGCTTTGTGGTCCATAACCCTGTTTTCATTATCTATGGCAATCAG GGAATTGTTGGCTTTTGTTTAGCCATACAGCCAGCAGGTGGAGATATTGGAACAATTGGAC AGAACTTCATGACGGGATACCGAATAGTGTTTGATAGGGAAAATTTGAAGTTAGCCTGGTCACGCTCAAATT GTAAGGATCTCAGTGATGGTAAACGAATGCCACTTAATTCTCCAAATGGCACACCATCGAATCCATTGCCGACAAATGCTCAGCAGAGCACCCCTGGTGGGCGTGCAGTTCCTCCTGCTGTTGCTGGAAGAGCTCCATCCAAACCATCAGCTGCCTCAAGTCGGCTCGATTTCTGTAGGTCCTGTTTGTTAATATCACTGCCGGTGCTGCTTCTATTTCTCAATGTTATTTCAGACTTTAAAGCGGATACTGGTATCATCTAA
- the LOC121252466 gene encoding pentatricopeptide repeat-containing protein At1g32415, mitochondrial-like isoform X2, with protein sequence MCAVSSRSFQLYSLSKSSTRLQCRFIYVRRFKTQITFSKTDYPKLTNNDSQLLHFLAEHSLPDARNMLEELPVGERHGRIRLWTSFLSKFSKSGFVDEARALFDIMPERNVVTYNAMLSGYVQSGRLSEAWSFFGEMPERNVVSWTIMLCGLADAGRIDDARWLFEVMPERNIVSWNSMLAGLIRNKDLEEASLVFQLMPDKNIVSWNAMIAGYVENGRIEEAKALFDEMEEKNVVTWTSMMAGYCRVGNVDEGYSLFQRMPERNIVSWTAMISAFTRNSLYIEALLLFLEMSGDFEVKPNGETFISLAYACAGVGFARLGMQLHAQLIIKSWDHDDYDGRLHRSLIHMYSTFAQLEKAQHLFDMVPIRDKISWTSMIKGYFDVGQVSKACHLFHNMPQRDAVAWTAMISGLVQNELFAEATCLFSELRVHCVLPLNSTYSILLGAAGTLSYLDQGKQFHCMLIKTLYEFDLILENSLMSMYAKCGEIGDAHIIFSNMTSRDLISWNSMIMGLSHHGLANEALKIFEDMLRSGAHPNSVTFLGVLSACSHAGLVSRGWELFNAMSDVYAIQKGLEHYICMINLLGRAGKLKEAEELVLRLPLEPDRAVWGSLLGVCSFHETTTEIARRAAQRLFELDPLNAAAHVVLCNIYRAKGWHVEGTMIRKKMQLEGVKKVPGCSWILLKGKAHVFLSGDKIPPQVDMMLSVLHGTASES encoded by the exons aTGTGTGCCGTTTCTTCCAGAAGCTTTCAGCTTTATTCTCTCTCAAAATCCTCAACTAGACTTCAGTGCCGTTTCATTTATGTTCGTCGCTTCAAAACCCAGATCACATTTTCCAAGACTGATTACCCGAAACTCACTAACAATGACTCACAACTGCTCCATTTCCTTGCCGAACATAGTCTTCCGGATGCACGTAATATGCTTGAAGAATTGCCTGTTGGAGAACGGCATGGCCGAATCCGTCTTTGGACTTCGTTTCTGTCGAAGTTCTCGAAGAGTGGCTTTGTTGATGAAGCCCGGGCTCTCTTCGATATCATGCCTGAGAGGAATGTTGTTACTTATAATGCGATGTTGTCTGGGTATGTGCAGAGTGGGAGGTTGAGTGAGGCTTGGTCGTTCTTTGGCGAGATGCCGGAAAGGAATGTTGTGTCGTGGACTATAATGCTTTGTGGGTTGGCGGATGCAGGGAGGATAGACGATGCACGGTGGTTATTTGAGGTGATGCCAGAAAGGAATATTGTGTCTTGGAATTCCATGTTGGCAGGGTTGATTAGGAACAAGGATTTGGAGGAAGCAAGTCTGGTTTTTCAACTAATGCCAGATAAGAACATAGTTTCTTGGAATGCCATGATTGCAGGGTATGTTGAGAATGGTAGAATAGAAGAAGCAAAAGCATTGTTTGATGAAATGGAAGAGAAGAATGTGGTCACTTGGACCAGCATGATGGCTGGTTACTGTAGGGTGGGTAATGTGGATGAGGGGTATAGTCTGTTTCAAAGAATGCCTGAGAGGAACATTGTCTCTTGGACAGCCATGATCAGTGCATTCACTCGGAATAGCTTATATATAGAGGCTTTGTTGCTTTTTCTTGAAATGAGTGGGGATTTTGAAGTAAAACCAAATGGAGAGACTTTCATTTCACTTGCCTATGCTTGTGCAGGTGTAGGTTTTGCTCGTCTTGGCATGCAATTGCATGCTCAACTGATTATTAAAAGTTGGGACCATGATGATTATGATGGCAGGCTCCATAGGAGCCTCATTCACATGTACTCTACTTTTG CGCAGCTCGAAAAGGCTCAACATTTGTTTGACATGGTACCCATCCGAGATAAGATCTCATGGACTTCTATGATTAAGGGCTATTTTGATGTTGGCCAAGTATCGAAGGCTTGTCATCTGTTTCATAATATGCCTCAAAGAGATGCAGTTGCGTGGACTGCAATGATTTCTGGACTTGTTCAAAATGAGCTTTTTGCAGAAGCTACCTGCTTATTCTCAGAATTGCGAGTCCATTGTGTTTTACCTCTGAATTCTACATATTCTATTCTTCTTGGAGCAGCAGGTACACTGTCATATCTTGATCAGGGAAAGCAGTTCCATTGCATGCTGATAAAAACATTATATGAATTCGACTTGATTCTTGAGAATTCTTTGATGTCAATGTATGCAAAATGTGGGGAGATAGGCGATGCGCACATCATATTCTCAAATATGACTTCTCGGGATTTAATTTCTTGGAATTCCATGATCATGGGGCTTTCACATCATGGGCTGGCAAATGAAGCCCTCAAGATCTTTGAAGACATGCTTAGATCTGGGGCCCACCCAAATTCTGTTACCTTCTTGGGTGTCCTATCAGCATGTAGCCATGCAGGGCTGGTCAGTCGAGGGTGGGAGTTATTTAATGCCATGAGTGATGTTTATGCAATTCAAAAAGGTTTAGAGCATTATATTTGCATGATTAATCTTTTGGGCCGAGCTGGGAAACTAAAAGAAGCAGAGGAGCTAGTCCTTAGACTACCTCTTGAACCAGATCGTGCCGTTTGGGGTTCATTGCTTGGAGTATGTAGTTTTCATGAGACAACTACCGAGATTGCTAGACGTGCAGCCCAGCGACTCTTTGAATTGGATCCTTTAAATGCGGCTGCCCATGTGGTGCTCTGTAACATATACAGAGCAAAGGGGTGGCATGTTGAGGGGACAATGATAAGAAAGAAGATGCAACTGGAGGGTGTCAAAAAGGTTCCTGGCTGCAGTTGGATTCTGCTGAAAGGGAAGGCTCATGTTTTCCTGTCTGGAGATAAAATACCCCCACAAGTGGATATGATGCTATCTGTTTTACATGGGACAGCAAGTGAATCATAA
- the LOC121253326 gene encoding agamous-like MADS-box protein AGL104, with product MGRVKLLIKRIENNTNRQVTFSKRRNGLVKKAYELSILCDIDIALIMFSPSGRLTHFSGKRRIEDVLTRYINMPDHDRGGVVQNREFLLGTLKKLKTENGIALQLANPAENDSNHVEELRKEISNLQHQLHTAEQQLRIFEPDLMLPKSMEELESCENNLLEALRRVKQRKEDLIISNHLSTYQYPSSVQQMYLDTKDGVLPTSFENEAVNWLPENNGHNPTQICLGSESSCIPLRNQSSTEIYNQVDVCNSTNIKMEACNYVQGAAGCHIGNINPGSDHDHDDHVDGLPSWHHSFTASELLSALMPQTSFQLPPMMKEIAGTSLSSMMSQQQAVEIASNCPPILQSSDEDNANYDMNTLHALD from the exons ATGGGTCGTGTGAAACTCCTAATTAAGAGAATAGAAAACAATACGAATCGACAAGTCACCTTCTCCAAACGTAGAAATGGACTCGTTAAAAAGGCTTACGAGCTTTCCATTCTTTGTGACATTGATATTGCTCTCATTATGTTCTCCCCCTCTGGCCGTCTCACTCACTTCTCTGGCAAGAGAAG AATCGAGGATGTGCTTACACGTTACATAAATATGCCCGATCATGATAGAGGAGG AGTTGTTCAGAACAGAGAG TTTTTACTCGGAACCCTAAAGAAACTCAAGACCGAAAATGGCATAGCCCTTCAACTTGCCAA TCCTGCGGAAAATGATTCTAATCATGTTGAG GAACTCCGAAAAGAAATTAGCAATTTGCAACATCAGCTTCACACGGCCGAGCAACAGTTAAG GATTTTTGAGCCGGACCTTATGTTGCCGAAATCGATGGAGGAACTCGAGTCGTGTGAGAATAACCTTTTGGAGGCCTTGAGGCGTGTCAAGCAAAGAAAG GAAGATCTTATAATTAGTAACCATTTATCTACGTATCAATACCCATCCAGTGTGCAGCAG ATGTACTTGGACACGAAAGATGGGGTACTACCGACGTCTTTTGAAAATGAGGCTGTAAACTGGTTGCCAGAGAATAATGGACACAACCCGACCCAAATTTGCTTAGGATCTGAATCATCTTGTATCCCTCTccg GAACCAATCCTCGACGGAGATTTATAATCAGGTCGACGTGTGTAATTCCACAAATATAAAGATGGAGGCATGCAATTACGTGCAGGGAGCAGCTGGGTGCCACATCGGCAATATCAATCCAGGtagtgatcatgatcatgatgatcatgttgATGGCTTACCGTCTTGGCATCATTCCTTCACTGCAAGCGAGCTCCTCTCTGCCTTGATGCCCCAAACATCCTTCCAGCTTCCTCCCATGATGAAG GAAATAGCAGGAACAAGCCTTTCATCAATGATGTCGCAGCAACAGGCCGTAGAGATTGCATCAAACTGCCCACCGATATTGCAATCCAGCGATGAAGATAATGCAAACTATGACATGAACACGCTGCATGCCTTGGATTAA